The genome window CAGCGCGAGCAGGACCGGTCCGGCCCGGCCAAGGGTGGCCAGGGCCAGCGGCAGCCGGAGACCTGGAACTCGACCATGCCGGGCGGCACCGGCGGCTTCCCGCCGATCGGCGCCCACCCCTCTCCGGTGAGCAACCAGAGCTACAACCAGCAGCGTCCCTGAACGGCCCGACGGCTGCCCCTCGCACCGCGCGCGGGGCAGCCGTCGCGCTACACGGCCGCCTGCACGTCGGCCAGCACGCGCTGGAGGTGCAGGCCGCGCCGCACGTCGCAGACGTGCTCGGTCCGCCCGTCGCGGACCAGCTCCAGGAACTCGTCCAGCAGCACCGCGTAGCACTCCTGGGCGGCGGTCCGCCGACCGGAGAGCTGCGTGTGCCCGTTCTCGCCGTAGACGCTGATGTCCACCAGCGCGGGCTGGACCGGGACGCGCAGCGACAGCGTGAGCGTGCTGGTGGCACCGCCCTCGTGGCCGAAGACCACGTGCCACAGGTCGTTGGCGGCGTCGCGGCTGGCGTAGTGCACCTGCTCGATGCGCCCGAGCGCGGCGTCGAGCAGGTCGATCGCGTGCGGTCCCGCGTCGACCAGCGCGCCTTCCTCCTGCCGCCACCGCGATGTGGCGTAGTCGCCAGAGAGCAGCGCCCCGGCCAACCAGCGCCCCGCGCCGCCCCGGACGCCGTCGAGCCCCGCCAGCCACGACCGCACCTCCGGCGCGAACCGGCGCGTCAGCATCATCACCGCGGCGACCCCGCTCTCCTCCGCCGCGTCGGCCACCGCCTGCGCGCCCGCCAGGTCGGTCGCCAGCGGCTTCTCCAGGATCAGGTGCTTGCCCGCGCGGGCCGCCACCGGGGCCAGCTCGGCCTGCACGTCGGGCGGCACGGCGAACGCGACCGCGTCGACCGACGCGAGCAGCTCGTCGTACCCGGTCGCGACGATGGCGTCGTGCGGACCGGCCAGTTCCTCGGCCGCCTCCCGGCGTCTCGCCCAAACCGCCGCCAACCGCGTGCCCGGGTGCGCTTCCAGCCCTGGCGCGTGCACCCGGCCGGCCCAGGGGCCTGCTCCGACTACTCCGACCCGCAGCGTTTCGCTCATGCCGACATCGTGCCTTCGCCGCAACGGGGCCCCTGCGGACGGGGGTACCGGCGACGATGCCGGTGATCTCGGGGCTCGGATCGCGGCGTTTCGGTGTCGTCCCGGCTTAGGGTGAGCGGCATGGTGCAACTTCCCGACGAGCTGGCGCTGCCCGAGGGTTTCGTGCCGGA of Saccharopolyspora erythraea contains these proteins:
- a CDS encoding Gfo/Idh/MocA family protein, producing the protein MSETLRVGVVGAGPWAGRVHAPGLEAHPGTRLAAVWARRREAAEELAGPHDAIVATGYDELLASVDAVAFAVPPDVQAELAPVAARAGKHLILEKPLATDLAGAQAVADAAEESGVAAVMMLTRRFAPEVRSWLAGLDGVRGGAGRWLAGALLSGDYATSRWRQEEGALVDAGPHAIDLLDAALGRIEQVHYASRDAANDLWHVVFGHEGGATSTLTLSLRVPVQPALVDISVYGENGHTQLSGRRTAAQECYAVLLDEFLELVRDGRTEHVCDVRRGLHLQRVLADVQAAV